In Gallus gallus isolate bGalGal1 chromosome Z, bGalGal1.mat.broiler.GRCg7b, whole genome shotgun sequence, one DNA window encodes the following:
- the F2R gene encoding proteinase-activated receptor 1 isoform X2, producing the protein MGLPALLCALAALSCSLSPPVAVAASRADHTYNNSSARARTFLIPDRGEPIPLEDIESSAENDSEVGRGPTNQTGSPQHEQRTVSAETERYLTSPWLTRFVPSVYTVVVVLSLPLNITAIFVFLKKMKIEKPAVVYMLNLALADVLFVSVLPFKIAYHFSGNNWVFGPRMCRFVTAAFYCNMYCSIMLMTSISFDRFLAVVYPMQALGWRTLTRASVICFIIWFVAIAGVVPFLVREQAMEIPKLNITTCHDVLRESELHSYYVYFFSVFSSVFFVVPFIITTICYVCIIRCLSSSTIVARQNKKTRALLLCVAVFSVFVICFGPTNVLLLIHYIHFSYNNSLEYLYFAYVLCVCISSVSCCIDPFIYYYASSQYQRQLFSLLSCKETLDPNSSNSSGQSMSSTSRRGTCSTNANNSVYSKLLVIQ; encoded by the exons ATGGGGCTGCCCGCGCTGCTCTGCGCCCTGGCCGCTCTCAGCTGCTCGCTCTCGCCGCCCGTCGCCGTCGCCGCCTCCCGAGCCG ACCATACGTACAATAACAGCAGCGCAAGGGCCAGAACTTTTCTGATACCTGACCGCGGTGAACCTATACCTTTAGAAGACAttgaaagcagtgctgaaaatgATTCAGAGGTTGGAAGAGGACCTACCAATCAGACTGGATCCCCCCAGCATGAACAACGAACAGTGTCAGCGGAAACGGAGAGATACCTCACTAGTCCGTGGCTGACCCGTTTTGTTCCTTCGGTTTATACAGTAGTGGTTGTGCTCAGCCTCCCTCTGAACATTACAGCCatatttgtgtttctgaaaaagatgaaaattgaAAAGCCAGCTGTAGTTTACATGCTGAACTTGGCTCTTGCGGATGTCCTGTTTGTAAGCGTGCTGCCTTTCAAGATTGCTTACCATTTCTCTGGAAACAACTGGGTATTTGGACCTCGGATGTGCCGCTTCGTCACTGCTGCCTTCTACTGTAACATGTACTGTTCAATAATGCTGATGACGAGCATAAGCTTCGATCGTTTCTTAGCAGTGGTGTACCCCATGCAGGCTCTTGGCTGGCGTACATTAACACGTGCCTCGGTGATTTGTTTCATCATATGGTTCGTGGCAATAGCAGGGGTTGTGCCTTTTCTCGTCAGAGAGCAAGCTATGGAAATACCCAAGTTAAATATCACAACCTGCCACGACGTGCTGAGGGAATCTGAGCTTCACAGCTATTACGTATACTTCTTCTCCGTcttctcatctgttttctttgtggtgCCGTTTATAATAACTACCATCTGTTATGTGTGTATCATTCGATGTCTGAGTTCTTCTACTATTGTTGCAAGACAAAATAAGAAGACACGTGCCTTGCTCTTGTGTGTGgctgttttttcagtttttgtcatCTGTTTTGGGCCAACAAATGTCCTGCTATTAATTCATTATATCCATTTTTCATACAACAACAGCTTAGAGTATCTTTACTTTGCCTATGTACTGTGTGTATGCATCAGCAGTGTTAGCTGTTGCATTGATCCCTTTATTTACTACTATGCTTCTTCTCAGTATCAGAGACAACTGTTTAGTCTCTTGAGTTGTAAAGAGACTTTAGATCctaacagcagcaacagcagtggCCAGTCAATGTCTTCCACTAGCAGAAGGGGCACGTGTTCTACTAATGCAAATAACAGTGTCTACAGCAAATTACTAGTAATACAATGA
- the F2R gene encoding proteinase-activated receptor 1 isoform X1, which produces MAFLFVHREIARMTACALPGETSDPSGSEPGLTVRCAGKECRRDHTYNNSSARARTFLIPDRGEPIPLEDIESSAENDSEVGRGPTNQTGSPQHEQRTVSAETERYLTSPWLTRFVPSVYTVVVVLSLPLNITAIFVFLKKMKIEKPAVVYMLNLALADVLFVSVLPFKIAYHFSGNNWVFGPRMCRFVTAAFYCNMYCSIMLMTSISFDRFLAVVYPMQALGWRTLTRASVICFIIWFVAIAGVVPFLVREQAMEIPKLNITTCHDVLRESELHSYYVYFFSVFSSVFFVVPFIITTICYVCIIRCLSSSTIVARQNKKTRALLLCVAVFSVFVICFGPTNVLLLIHYIHFSYNNSLEYLYFAYVLCVCISSVSCCIDPFIYYYASSQYQRQLFSLLSCKETLDPNSSNSSGQSMSSTSRRGTCSTNANNSVYSKLLVIQ; this is translated from the exons ATGGCTTTCCTCTTTGTTCACCGAGAAATAGCACGGATGACAGCGTGCGCTCTGCCGGGTGAGACCTCGGACCCGTCTGGTTCAGAACCCGGCTTGACAGTGCGGTGCGCAGGGAAGGAGTGCAGAAGAG ACCATACGTACAATAACAGCAGCGCAAGGGCCAGAACTTTTCTGATACCTGACCGCGGTGAACCTATACCTTTAGAAGACAttgaaagcagtgctgaaaatgATTCAGAGGTTGGAAGAGGACCTACCAATCAGACTGGATCCCCCCAGCATGAACAACGAACAGTGTCAGCGGAAACGGAGAGATACCTCACTAGTCCGTGGCTGACCCGTTTTGTTCCTTCGGTTTATACAGTAGTGGTTGTGCTCAGCCTCCCTCTGAACATTACAGCCatatttgtgtttctgaaaaagatgaaaattgaAAAGCCAGCTGTAGTTTACATGCTGAACTTGGCTCTTGCGGATGTCCTGTTTGTAAGCGTGCTGCCTTTCAAGATTGCTTACCATTTCTCTGGAAACAACTGGGTATTTGGACCTCGGATGTGCCGCTTCGTCACTGCTGCCTTCTACTGTAACATGTACTGTTCAATAATGCTGATGACGAGCATAAGCTTCGATCGTTTCTTAGCAGTGGTGTACCCCATGCAGGCTCTTGGCTGGCGTACATTAACACGTGCCTCGGTGATTTGTTTCATCATATGGTTCGTGGCAATAGCAGGGGTTGTGCCTTTTCTCGTCAGAGAGCAAGCTATGGAAATACCCAAGTTAAATATCACAACCTGCCACGACGTGCTGAGGGAATCTGAGCTTCACAGCTATTACGTATACTTCTTCTCCGTcttctcatctgttttctttgtggtgCCGTTTATAATAACTACCATCTGTTATGTGTGTATCATTCGATGTCTGAGTTCTTCTACTATTGTTGCAAGACAAAATAAGAAGACACGTGCCTTGCTCTTGTGTGTGgctgttttttcagtttttgtcatCTGTTTTGGGCCAACAAATGTCCTGCTATTAATTCATTATATCCATTTTTCATACAACAACAGCTTAGAGTATCTTTACTTTGCCTATGTACTGTGTGTATGCATCAGCAGTGTTAGCTGTTGCATTGATCCCTTTATTTACTACTATGCTTCTTCTCAGTATCAGAGACAACTGTTTAGTCTCTTGAGTTGTAAAGAGACTTTAGATCctaacagcagcaacagcagtggCCAGTCAATGTCTTCCACTAGCAGAAGGGGCACGTGTTCTACTAATGCAAATAACAGTGTCTACAGCAAATTACTAGTAATACAATGA
- the F2RL1 gene encoding proteinase-activated receptor 2 precursor yields the protein MAGRRGLCVLLLLSALLAAAAPTETSRTSSSKGRSFAGQKVPDTSNASEESYKVDDFAAKVLTGKLTTVFLPTVYVIVFIIGLPSNAMAIWVFFFRTKKKHPAVIYMVNLALADLLFVVWFPLKIAYHLNGNNWLFGEGLCKVLVGFFYGNMYCSILFMTCLSVQRYWVVVNPIVHSRRKSEIALGISLAIWILILLGTIPLYLVNQTVYISDLNITTCHDVLPENILAHDMFKYFLSLAIGLFLIPAVITAVAYILMIKTLNASISDISTGKKRKRAIKLIIAVLSMYLICFTPSNVLLVVHYVLLKNYNQSSLYVSYITALCLSTLNSCIDPFIYYYISKDFRDNLKNALICRSVRTTRRMQVSLSSGRYPRKSNSYSSNSNGTTKSTY from the exons ATGGCCGGGCGCCGCGGGCTGtgcgtgctgctgctgcttagcGCCCTGCTGGCGGCTGCCGCTCCCACAG agacaAGTAGAACCAGCAGTtcaaaaggaagaagttttgcTGGCCAGAAGGTTCCAGATACTAGTAACGCCTCTGAGGAGTCATACAAAGTGGATGACTTTGCAGCAAAAGTCCTTACAGGAAAACTAACTACAGTTTTTCttcccactgtctatgtcattgtCTTTATCATTGGTTTGCCAAGCAATGCTATGGCCATCTGggtcttttttttcagaacaaagaagaaacatcCTGCTGTGATTTATATGGTTAACTTGGCATTGGCAGACCTTCTCTTCGTTGTCTGGTTCCCACTGAAGATTGCATATCATTTAAATGGCAATAACTGGCTGTTTGGGGAAGGTCTCTGCAAAGTGcttgttggatttttttatgGAAATATGTACTGCTCCATTCTTTTTATGACATGTCTCAGTGTGCAAAGGTATTGGGTTGTAGTGAACCCCATAGTGCActcaagaaggaagtctgaAATTGCCCTGGGCATCTCCCTTGCTATCTGGATACTGATTTTGTTGGGAACCATTCCGCTGTATCTTGTCAATCAGACGGTGTATATTTCAGACCTTAACATCACTACCTGCCATGATGTGTtgcctgaaaatattttggctCATGACATGTTCAAGTACTTCCTCTCACTTGCAATTGGACTCTTCCTAATTCcagctgtcatcactgctgttGCTTACATACTAATGATTAAGACTCTGAATGCTTCAATCTCAGATATAAGCACTGGGAAGAAACGAAAAAGAGCCATCAAGCTCATTATTGCTGTGCTGTCCATGTATCTCATATGTTTTACACCAAGCAATGTGCTACTTGTTGTGCACTATGTGCTACTCAAAAACTATAACCAGAGCTCTCTGTACGTGTCATACATAACTGCACTGTGTCTATCCACTCTGAACAGTTGTATTGATCCATTCATTTACTATTATATTTCAAAAGACTTCAGAGACAATCTTAAAAATGCTCTTATTTGCCGAAGTGTGCGAACTACACGGAGGATGCAGGTCTCTCTCTCATCAGGCAGATATCCCAGGAAGTCTAATTCTTACTCTTCAAACTCAAATGGAACCACTAAATCAACCTACTGA
- the F2R gene encoding proteinase-activated receptor 1 isoform X3 yields the protein MPETSGRAADHTYNNSSARARTFLIPDRGEPIPLEDIESSAENDSEVGRGPTNQTGSPQHEQRTVSAETERYLTSPWLTRFVPSVYTVVVVLSLPLNITAIFVFLKKMKIEKPAVVYMLNLALADVLFVSVLPFKIAYHFSGNNWVFGPRMCRFVTAAFYCNMYCSIMLMTSISFDRFLAVVYPMQALGWRTLTRASVICFIIWFVAIAGVVPFLVREQAMEIPKLNITTCHDVLRESELHSYYVYFFSVFSSVFFVVPFIITTICYVCIIRCLSSSTIVARQNKKTRALLLCVAVFSVFVICFGPTNVLLLIHYIHFSYNNSLEYLYFAYVLCVCISSVSCCIDPFIYYYASSQYQRQLFSLLSCKETLDPNSSNSSGQSMSSTSRRGTCSTNANNSVYSKLLVIQ from the exons ATGCCGGAGACCTCCGGCCGTGCCGCAG ACCATACGTACAATAACAGCAGCGCAAGGGCCAGAACTTTTCTGATACCTGACCGCGGTGAACCTATACCTTTAGAAGACAttgaaagcagtgctgaaaatgATTCAGAGGTTGGAAGAGGACCTACCAATCAGACTGGATCCCCCCAGCATGAACAACGAACAGTGTCAGCGGAAACGGAGAGATACCTCACTAGTCCGTGGCTGACCCGTTTTGTTCCTTCGGTTTATACAGTAGTGGTTGTGCTCAGCCTCCCTCTGAACATTACAGCCatatttgtgtttctgaaaaagatgaaaattgaAAAGCCAGCTGTAGTTTACATGCTGAACTTGGCTCTTGCGGATGTCCTGTTTGTAAGCGTGCTGCCTTTCAAGATTGCTTACCATTTCTCTGGAAACAACTGGGTATTTGGACCTCGGATGTGCCGCTTCGTCACTGCTGCCTTCTACTGTAACATGTACTGTTCAATAATGCTGATGACGAGCATAAGCTTCGATCGTTTCTTAGCAGTGGTGTACCCCATGCAGGCTCTTGGCTGGCGTACATTAACACGTGCCTCGGTGATTTGTTTCATCATATGGTTCGTGGCAATAGCAGGGGTTGTGCCTTTTCTCGTCAGAGAGCAAGCTATGGAAATACCCAAGTTAAATATCACAACCTGCCACGACGTGCTGAGGGAATCTGAGCTTCACAGCTATTACGTATACTTCTTCTCCGTcttctcatctgttttctttgtggtgCCGTTTATAATAACTACCATCTGTTATGTGTGTATCATTCGATGTCTGAGTTCTTCTACTATTGTTGCAAGACAAAATAAGAAGACACGTGCCTTGCTCTTGTGTGTGgctgttttttcagtttttgtcatCTGTTTTGGGCCAACAAATGTCCTGCTATTAATTCATTATATCCATTTTTCATACAACAACAGCTTAGAGTATCTTTACTTTGCCTATGTACTGTGTGTATGCATCAGCAGTGTTAGCTGTTGCATTGATCCCTTTATTTACTACTATGCTTCTTCTCAGTATCAGAGACAACTGTTTAGTCTCTTGAGTTGTAAAGAGACTTTAGATCctaacagcagcaacagcagtggCCAGTCAATGTCTTCCACTAGCAGAAGGGGCACGTGTTCTACTAATGCAAATAACAGTGTCTACAGCAAATTACTAGTAATACAATGA